The nucleotide window AGGTAAAAGAAAAAGGGCGGGGAAACCCCGCCCCTACAGTCCCTGTCTACTTATTTCAGCATATCGGCGAAGAACCGTGCTTGAACAAGAACGACACCAGATAAACGACATCGGCTATGGTGACTTTACCGTCTCCATTTGCATCCCCCTTGGCTAAGGGAACCGGTGCAGGCCCATGTTTGAATAAGTAACTTACCAGATAAACAACGTCTGCAACGTTCACCTTCTCGTCTCCATTGGCATCCCCGCAGATATAAGGTCTGCGCATCCAGGGACGGTAGGTGATGTAATCTGAGACTTTATTTCCGAGACCGCCCGGATTATAGTCTGGTGGACCTGCGCTGGGGTCATTTGGACCAGTGGAGTCACCCCACCAGTTGTATTGAGCATTCAGGGTTAAAGCCACATCCACATTATTTACCCCGTAATTGGTATTCCCGTAAATATGACAGCTATCGATCACTGGATTAGAGCTTACCTGAGTATAAACCCCGGCATCGGTGTTGTTCAGGATATTGCAGTGTCTGATCTGAGGTGAGGAATTATAACAGTAAATTCCATGATAATTGCCAGCGGTCCCATTACCTGTCACATCACATCTGTAAATAACCGGAGAAGAACCATTCAAGTAGATACCATATCTCCGGTTAGTGATTACTGTGTTTTTAGTTAAAGCAGGGTTGCCACTACTAACGTAGATTCCATCATAATAGCTATTCCTGAAGGTGCTATTTCGTATCACCGGGTCACAGTTATAAATATTAAGACCATATTGCCCGTATTTGACTAAACAGGAATCCATAATCGAACCACTTGAGCCTGAACCGTAAAGATAAACATTATCCCAGTCATTGGAAGCAGGTAAAGTTCCTCCGCCATCCCCATTATTATCTCCGCCTAAGCTGTCATCCTTAAAGGAAGTGAAAGCGATTAAACTGTCGGTCTTACCTACTGCACTTAAAGTGCCAGAAACTGTAAGTCCCTGTGAAGGTAAAAACTTCATCACTGCTCCTGGCTGAATGATTAAAGTGGTTAGATTCTGAACCGTTGGTGTGGTGATTATCACATTAGCTGTCAAGGGTGAAGGCAAATTAGACCTATTCAGCAGAGTCCCGGAAATATAGCCTAAAACTCCCATCGCAGTGTTGTAAGTGTTACCAGTAATGGTGTTCCCACTGTAAGTACTGTTAATATTCCCGGTCACAGCTAAGGGAAAACGATTTCCGGTTATAACGTTATTATTTACCTGTGCCCAGGAACTTACTATCCCGGCTAAATTCGTCCCGGTTTGACCGGAGACATAATTGTTAGAGATGGTTACAGGGGCAGTGCCGGTATAATAAATCCCATGTCCGGTTCCATTATTTGAGACCGTATCGTTTGAAACTGTCGCTGGATTGCTCGCCCCAGTTACGTAGATGCCCCCTCCAGTATTGTTCTTAATCACGCAGTTCTGAATGGTAGGTGAACTACTTGAACCGTTAATGCCCTCATAAGTACCCGAACTACCGTTGTTCTGCACCTTACAGTTGGTAATAACCGGAGAAGAACTACTCATATAAATACCATACCGTCGATTGGCATTTATCAGATTGTTGGTTAAACCAGGATTGCCACTACTAATGTAGATACCATCATAATAGCTCTGCCTGAAAGTGCTGTTTCTTATCACCGGGTCACAGTTATAAATATTAACGCCATATTGTCCATATTTGAATAAACAGGAATCTATAACCGAACCACTTGAGCCTGAACCAGAAAGATAAATATAACTCCAGTCATTGGATGCAGGCAATGTTCCTCCTCCATCTCCATTATTATCTCCGCCTAAGCTATCGTCTTTAAAGGAGGTAAAAGCAATTAAACTATCTGTCTTCCCCAAGGCACTTAATGAGCCATATACATTCAAACCCTCTCCCTGTAAAAACTTTATCACCGCTCCCGGCTGGATGGTTAAAGTGGTTAGATTTTGAACCTGGGGCGTGGTTATTATCACATTCGCGGTCAAAGGGGAGGGTAAATTTGACCTATTCAGCAGAGTCCCGGAAATATAGCCTAAAACTCCCATCGCAGTGTTGTAAGTGTTACCAGTAATGGTGTTCCCACTGTAAGTACTGTTAATATTCCCGGTCACAGCTAAGGGAAAACGGTTTCCAGTTATGCGGTTGTTATTCAACTGAGCAAAGGAGGTCACTATTCCAACCAAATTCGTCCCGGTCTGCCCGGAAACATAGTTGTTGGAGATGGTAACCTGTGCTGAGCCAGTATAATAAATCCCATGTCCAGTTCCATTATTCGATACTGTATCATTCGAAACTGTTACTGGATTGGATGCTCCGGTTACGTATATTCCACCTCCGGTATTATTCTTTATCACACAGTTCTGAATCGTAGGTGAACTACTTGAACCGTTAATACCTTCATAGGTGCCTGAACTACCATTATTCTGTATCTTACAGTTGGTAATGACCGGAGAAGAGCTACTCAAGTAAATCCCATACCTTCGATTGGCATTTATCAGGTTGTTGGTCAATGAGGGATTGCTACTACCACAGTAAATCCCATCAGTATAACTCTGCCTGATATTGCTGTTGCGAAGCACTGCATCACTATTATTGAATTGAATGCCATAGTTCGCATACTTGATTAAACAGGAATCCATTACCGAGCTACTGGAACCTGTTCCGTTGAGATATATGTAAGCCCAGTCATTTGAAGCAGGCAGGGTTCCTCCTCCATCTCCATTGTTATCTCCGCCTAAGCTGTCATCCTTAAAGGAGGTAAAAGCAATTAAACTATCTGTCTTCCCTATTGCACTTAAGGAGCCAGATACATTTATATACTCTCCCTGCAAAAACTTTATCACCGCTCCCGGCTGGATGGTTAAACTGGTCCCGTTCTGAACTGTGGGTGTGGTGATTATCACATTCGCAGTCAAAGGCGAAGGCAGATTAGAAGCATTAAATAAAGATCCGCTTATGTATCCAAGAACACCCATAGACTTATTATAGGTGTTACCAGTAATGGTGTTCCCGCTATAGGTGGTATAGATATACCCGGTCACAGCTAAGGGGAATCTATTTCCGGTTATGTAATTATTGTTCACTTGTGCCCAGGATGTCACTATCCCGGCAATATTTGTGCCTGTGTGTCCGGATACATAATTGTTAGAAATGGTTATCTGGGCGCTGCCAGTATAATAAATCCCATGACTACTTCCATTATTGGAGACAGTATCATTTGAAACTGTGGCTGGGTTGGCTGAACCAGTTACATATATCCCCCCTCCAGTGTTGTTCTTTATCACACAGTTCTGGATGTTAGGTGAACTTGTTGTCCCGTATATACCTTCATAATTGCCAGAAGTTCCATTACCCAATATCTGACAGTTAGTAATAACCGGCGATGAACTGCTCAAGTAAATCCCATACCTGAGATTAGCTGTTATCAGGTTGTTGGTTAAGCCAGGATTACCACTACCGCAGTAAATCCCACCATAATAGTTATTGCTTACGGTGCAATACCGAATTGTCAGGTCACTATTAGCAATGTTAATTCCATAGTTGCCATATCTGACTGTACAGGAATCCAGAAATGACCCGCTTGATCCGGAGCCAGAGAAATAGAGATAGTACCAATCAATAGCCGCAGGGTTGCCAGTGGAACCAGCTATGGTCTGGCCTACCGTGTTATCATTTTTGGAAGTGAAGTAAACAAACCCCAAAGAGCCATCAACCGAAAGCGTGCCATTCGCTAGCATCTGGGTGTTAGTATTGAACTTCACCTTCACCCCTTTGGGAATAATCAGAGTTTGTCCGTTTGGAACTGTGACATTAGCTGATACATAATAAGTGGAGTCAGCCATCCAGGTGCCGGACTGATTACCGCTTACGGTAATATAAGCCTGAGCCACCCCAGAGAGTAAAAACAACAAAACTAAAACCCCTCCTGTTCTCAAAAACCAAGAACAATTTTTCATAACACAACCTCCTTCTTAAAAAAAGTGTATGTTCACATTATCAATTTTTCTGCTCTCCGTTGGTCTCCTGACCAACGGAGTGTCTTCGTTGGTGAGGACACCAACAAAGAGCTTTAAAAAATGTATGCAGTTCATAAATTAGAAAACAAAACTCAATTTGTCAAGATTTTATTTTTAAAAACTTGTAGGGGCAATTCATAAATTACCCCTACCATTTCTGTCATTGCGAGCCCCCGTGGGGGGCGAAGCAATCTGTCTACTCTGCCAGAGGCGGATTGTTTCGTCGTCCCGCCAAAGGCGAGGACTCCTCGCAATGACATCGAAAATACCTGGCACTTCCAATGCCGAAGGGGGGATTTGAACCCCCATGTCTTTTGGACACTGCGCCCTGAACACAGCGTGTCTGCCAATTCCACCACTTCGGCTCAAAAGTAATATAATCTTCCCTGAAAATCAGGGCAAGTGAAATTTAAGGATTTGTAGCGTCCTCACTCCTGTGAGGACGATGCTACGTTGCCACAGGAGTGGCAACGCTACAAGTATAGCGGACAGAACAATGTTCTGTCCCTACGCCTGCAACCCCTCTATATGTTATGCCTTGTATCTTTCCGTAACCTCTGCCTCTTCATCTATGGAGAAGACCTTGAATTCATCTATGGGTAGGGATTCATCTTTTTCCGCGGTGATTTCCAATCTCAACATCTTGTTGAGTTTTTTTATCCTGCTCTCCTTGCCTTCAGTTAAAATCCTGTAGACCTCTGAACTGACCAGAAGTTTATAACTTTTTTCGACTGACCTGACTTTTGCTCTTCTGAACCATCTTTCGATTTTGGCGGCTAAAGTTTCCTTGGATAGAACCCTGCCGATACCATCGCAGGTAGGACAGGGCTGGCTAAAGGTGTAAAGCAGGCTGGGTCTGATCCTCTCCCTGGTCATCTCGATCAATCCAAAATCTGATATGGGCAGGATGCTGTGTTTGGAGCGGTCGTTCTTAAATGAGTTTTTGAATTCCTCGAAGACCTTTCTCCTGTCCTCAGCCGAGTACATATCGATGAAATCCACGATGATAAGCCCGCCTATATCCCTGAGCCTGATCTGGCGGGCTGTCTCCCTGGCAGCTTCCATATTCGTCCTCAAAATGGTTGACTGCTGGTCCGACCTTCCCACAAACCTTCCGGTATTGACATCTATAGTCACCATAGCTTCGGTCTGGTCGATGACTATATAGGCACCCTTTTTTATCCAGACCTTACGGTCTAACATCTTCTCTATCTGGTTCTCCACGTTGTAAAAATCGATGATCGGGATATCTTTGTTGTACAGAGTCACCTTATTTCTCAGGTTAGGCGCTATCACCCGCAGGTAGGAGCGGATTTTCTTGAACTCCCTTCTGGAATCTATCACCACCTGATTTACCTCCGGGGTGAGCTGGTCCCGGATCACAGAGGCAACCATCCCCATATCCTTGTGCACCAGAGAAGGAGCTTTTCTTTTTTCCGCTTCCTTTCTTATCTTTTTCCATAATCTCAAGAGCAGCCGGATATCGTTTTTAAAATCCTTCTGCTCCTTCCCTTCAGCTACGGTTCGGATGATCGCTCCGAACCCTTCAGGCTTTAGTCCCGAGACCACCCTTTTTAGCCTTTTTCTCTCCTCCCGCTCAGTTATCTTTTTGGATACTGCTATATTTTCTTCTCCAGGAACTAATACTAAGTATCTTCCAGCTAAAGAGAGCTGAGAAGTCACCTTGGTTCCTTTGGTGCCCATAGGTTCTTTCATTATCTGAACCAGAATCTCCTGGTCTTTTTTAAGCAGCTCCTCGATTTTATGATAGTGCTTTTTTTTCTTCCTCTGAGCTAACTCCTCTTCTTCCAAAAAATCTGCCTCATATAAGTCGGTTATATCTGAGACATGCAAGAAGGCGCTCTTTTCTAAACCAAGGTCTAAGAAAGCAGCCTGCATTCCTGGGAGAACAGCTTTGACTATCCCCTTGTATATATCCCCGACCATCCTTTCCCTTTCCGGCCTTTCTACCCATAACTCCATCAATTTGGAGTCTTCCAGAATCGCTATCCGGGTCTCATACTCTGAAAGGTTGATTATGATATCTTTCTGCACTTTATTCTCTCCCAAGTTTTAATTTCTAGACCACTGTCGGGTAGCTTTCGCAACCCGACCTACACTTCTCTGATTTCAGTCAGGTTTATTTTTCAGCTCATTTTTTCGTGCTTGTCAGGTCCCCCGACCTGGTTCGTCTCTGGCGAATCGGGTCAGGGGACCCGACGGACACATAGCACTCTATTATCTCCTTTGTTCTAACTGACTTCAGTCAGGTTTTAACTTTTCCCTTCCTTTTGAGGAAACATGAAATAGCCGTTGGCAGGTAGCTTGTAGCCAGTAGCTTTTAGCTACCTGCTACTGGCTTTTTTCCTGAACCCTCGACTCCTTGAATCCTTTTTATTTTTCCGACTCACTGCCTCCCATTCAGAATTAATCCTATAGCTTTTTCTATCTCCTTTAAATCCACTTTTGTATTTATACACGGCCCAAAAGGACGTTGATTTAAAATCCCGTAAACCGGAATAGGATAAACGTCCTGGATCCCCGCGGTCAGGTCTCTTTCGCAGGCAACTGCCACGATCACCGTGGGTTTTCTCTCCACGACGACCTTGCGGGCAAGGGTTCCACCGGTAGCTATGGAAAGAGGCGTGGAATAGTTATCTCCCAGCTCGATTATCTGGCAGATCTGACACTTTCCGCACATCCGGCAGTTCCGGTAATCAGCAGTTACCTTCTGGGGACAGTCATAGTCCTGCAAACAATGAGAAAGCAGGATTAAAATCCTTTCAGGACTAATCCTTTTTCTTGTGGCTTTGAATAGCGAATTATTTACCGCCACAAACGATTGCCTGATCTGGTCTTTGGGCAGACCGAAAAACCTTCCTAAGATGAGATTTATTGGAAAAAGGACTGTCAGGGTGATCTGCTTTTCACCGTGCGGAAAAAGAAAATCTCTTTCAGTAAGAGCAGAAAGAACTATCAGGAAAAGGCCGCCACTAATAGTAATCAGACATAGCCCCAGGAAAATCTTCACTGCCAAGGAAAAATAAGGATGAAAACTGCCCAGGCGTGGCGCGATCAAATACCAAAGTCCGAACATTAAAAAGACCACCAGCAGCAAGCTCAAAATTGAAAGCAACAGAAAAATCCCTTTTCCTTTGTTTTCGCCGTTGGCGATTGGCGGTTTGTTATTTATCTTTTGCATTTTTCTTACGGCTATAGCCTTTACGCTCCTATCCTATAGTTTCGTCGGGTAGCTTTCGCAACCCGACCTACCTTGACTACCTTCACTTTTGCCTTTTTATCCCAGCTTTTCTCCAGCTTCTATCCTGTAACCTCTCAAGAATTCATCCGCAGTAATTTTTTTCTTTCCCTCGAGCTGTAGTTCTTTTAATTTCAGGATTCCTCTGCCAGCTTGAACCAGAATCCCTGTTGATTTGTCTGCACTAATGATCCTTCCAGGTTCAGTTGAGCCCTCTTGCCCCGTTACTATCTCTGCTTTATAGATTTTCAAAAGCTTCCCTCTGAAAAAAGTAATTGCTCCCGGAGTTGGAGAAACCCCTCTTATCAGGTTATTGACCTCCTCAACCGGTCTTGACCAGTCTATCTTGCAAAGCTCATCAGTTATCTTCGGCGCAGGAGTTGCCTCCAGCTCATTTTGAGAATGAGTCTTCGCCTCCTTTTTTTCGATCAGATTTATGGTCTCAAGTAAAACTTCTGCTCCAATCTGGGAAAGTTTTAAAGAAAGCTCTCCACAGGTTTCTTCTGGCGATATCTCGACCTCTTTCTGCAAAACGATATTTCCAGTATCAACTTTTCTCTGAATGAAAAAGGTGGTGACTCCGGTTTTCTTCTCGCCTTTGATTATTGCCCAGTTTATCGGAGCCGCGCCCCGGTATTTAGGCAAAAGAGAGGCGTGCAGATTAATGGTACCATAAGGTGGCAAACCAAATACTCTTTCCGGCAGAATTCTAAAAGCTACAACCGCGGTTAAATCAGGTTTTAGCTCAGATAAAGTTTGATAGAACTCCTCTGATTTCAAATCCTCTGGAGTTAAAACTTTGAGGTTATGTTTTATCGCAAATTCCTTCACTGGAGAAGCTGAAAGCTTCAACCCTCTGCCTTTGGGCTTATCTGGTTGTGTGACTACACCAACAACCTGATGCTCGCTTTTCAAGAGCAGTTCTAAGCTTGGTAGTGCAAACTCTGGAGTTCCCATAAACACGATTCGCATAATTTAGCTATTTGCTTTTCGCGATTAGCTATTTGCTTTTCGCGTTTTTGATTTTAACTTGTAAAGACACGTAGCGGAGGTTTTAGACCTCCGCTGAGCCCTAAAGGCTCAGCTACGCGTTCTTCTAACTTTCTGTCGAAATCTTCCTCAACTTTATATGGTGCTTGCCAGGTCCCCCGACCTGGTTCGCCTCTGGCGAATCGGGTCAGGGGACCCGACGATCACATTAATCACATTAAATTCTTGTTTTGTTCGTTTTGTTCTGTCAGGTCCTAGACCTGACAGAACCTAGTCAGTATCTTACGAAAAATCACGGCATCAGGAGTAGCTCCTGACGCAACTCTTATAAATAAAGCTAAGGCTTTATACTCCAGAATCTTTCTTCTCTTTTTATCTCTCTGTCGAAATTTTTCTCAACTTTTTCCCTAACAATTTCCTCTTGATAGTGCTCAGATGGTCGATGAACAAAACGCCGTTCAGATGATCGATCTCGTGCAACAGTGCCCGGCTCAACAACCCTTCGCCTTCGATTTCTACCTTTTTTCTTTCTAAATTCAAGGCTCGAACTCTGACCTTATGAGGTCTGGTTACATCCTCATAAATTCCCGGAGCGGAAAGACAACCCTCTTCAATTACCTGATTCCCGGATGATTCGATTAATTCGGGATTTATCAGAATCAAAGGCTCCTCCTCCCCGTCAATGTGAGTGCGGTCTATTACGAAAATCCTTTTGGCAACCCCAACCTGATTACCAGCTAAGCCGATTCCTGCTATCGATTTCAGAGTCGCCAGCATGTCTGAGGCTAAATTTTTTATCTCCTCATCAATTACCTTGATCTCCTCAGCTTTCTTCCTCAAAACCGGATCCCCGTATTTTCGTAGTTTTAAGATAGACATAATTCAGGTGATAGGTGTTAGGTTATAGGAGTTAACTCCTCATTCCTCATCCCTCGCTAATTCCCTTTCCCTTCTTATTCTGCTTTTTCCACTCTTCCTGCAATAGAGCTTTTGAGAAATTCGATTTTGACCTCATCGGCTACTTTGAGAACCACGACGTTCTCTTTTTCATTGAATCCCACAATCGTGCCGAACATCCCTGAATTGGTTACTACCTTGTCACCTTTCCTGAGATTTTCCAGCATAGTTCGTTGTTCCTTTTGTCTTTTCTGCTGGGGGCGGATCAAAAGCAAATAAAAGACAACTATGATCAATAACCAGGGAAGAAACGTCAGCAAGCCTGCACTACCCGACTGCCCGCCCTGAGTCCCCATCGCATAAGCGCTTTCAAACATCCTTACTCCTTTCTATATAGTTTAACGTTTTACGCATTCGAATCTTTTATCTTTGTTTTGACCTGTCATCATCCGCAATTTCACATTTGTAGCTGCCCAATTTATTGGGCATTTTGGCTTGGTGAATCAAGCGACTACTATATCCTCGAGCTTGATAAACCAAGCAGCTACAGCTTGAAGTCGCGGGGCCTGTCCGCCTCAGGCGGACGCCTACGAGAGAATCAATGATTGATTCACCGTAGGTCGGGCACCCCTGCCCGACTTGTTGAAACTTCGCTCAATGAATCGAGCAACTACACGTGAGGCGGATTGGCAAACCTGAAGGTTTACACTCCAAAGAGACCTATTTATCTATTCCTCCTCTTATGACTCTGACGAATTATTCTCCTCCAAATACTTTCTAAAGTTCTTGTCCCCTGGGTTGACAAGTTTTCCGTCGGGTCAGGGGACCCGACGGGCACGCAAATCCAGATTTAATTTATTCTTCCTCTTTTATTTCAGAAGAATTATACTCCTCTATGAATGTTTCTCTCCATTCCGAAAAAGTTTCCTGCAAAATAGCCTCTTTGATCTCTTTCATCAGGCTCAGGTAGAAATAAAGCGAGTGAATCGTCGCCAGTCTCAATCCTGCTATCTCCCCGCTCTGGAAAAGATGACGGATGTAAGCCCGGGAATAATTCTGACAGGTCAGACACCCGCATCTCTCATCAATGGGCGCAAAATCCTCAGCATACCGGGCTGCCTTGATGATCATCTTCCCCTTGCGGGTAAAGACTGTCCCGTTGCGGGCATTTCTGGTTGGCAGAACGCAGTCGAACATATCCACCCCTCTCAAAACCGCTTCCACGATATCCTCTGGAGTTCCGACACCCATCAGGTATCTGGGTTTCTCCTTTGGAAGATAACCTAAGGTCGACTCTACCAATTCCCATCTCATCTCATTCGGCTCGCCCACTGAAAGCCCGCCCAGGGCAAAACCTGGAAAATCTAAATCAATCATAAACTCAGAGCAAAGTTCCCTCAAGTTCGGATAAATCCCTCCTTGAATGATTCCAAAAAGAGTCTGCTTTTCTTTTTCCTCGTTTTTCTCATGCTCGAATTTGGACCTTTTTGCCCAGTCCATAGTATACTCGGTTGCCCTTCTGGTAAAGGGATAAGAGGAGGGATAAGGTACGCATTCGTCCAAAGGCATGATTATGTCTGCATCTAAGGAATGCTGTATCTCGATCACCTTTTCCGGAGTGAACTGGTGTGACGAACCATCTAAATAAGATTTGAAACTAACTCCTTCTTGGCTGACTTTAGCTAACGGGCTCAAGCTGAAAACCTGATACCCTCCGCTATCCGTGAGAATCGGTTTTTGCCAGCTTATGAATTTATGCAAGCCGCCTGCTTTCTCAATCAATTTATGACCAGGCCTCAGATAAAGATGATAGGTATTGCCCAGGATCAGCTCAGCTCCTAAATCTTCCATCTCTTTTGTGCACAGAGTCTTGATGGAAGCCTGAGTCCCTACCGGCATAAATACCGGAGTGTTGACCTGTCCGTGAGGCGTATTTAATAACCCGGCCCTGGCAGATGATTTCTCATCTTTTTTTATGATTTTAAAGCCGAAGCTATTCAATCTTTTCCTTTTTCTTTTCTAATAAAGCCGTACCCCCCAAG belongs to Candidatus Zixiibacteriota bacterium and includes:
- the fmt gene encoding methionyl-tRNA formyltransferase, with protein sequence MRIVFMGTPEFALPSLELLLKSEHQVVGVVTQPDKPKGRGLKLSASPVKEFAIKHNLKVLTPEDLKSEEFYQTLSELKPDLTAVVAFRILPERVFGLPPYGTINLHASLLPKYRGAAPINWAIIKGEKKTGVTTFFIQRKVDTGNIVLQKEVEISPEETCGELSLKLSQIGAEVLLETINLIEKKEAKTHSQNELEATPAPKITDELCKIDWSRPVEEVNNLIRGVSPTPGAITFFRGKLLKIYKAEIVTGQEGSTEPGRIISADKSTGILVQAGRGILKLKELQLEGKKKITADEFLRGYRIEAGEKLG
- the def gene encoding peptide deformylase, producing MSILKLRKYGDPVLRKKAEEIKVIDEEIKNLASDMLATLKSIAGIGLAGNQVGVAKRIFVIDRTHIDGEEEPLILINPELIESSGNQVIEEGCLSAPGIYEDVTRPHKVRVRALNLERKKVEIEGEGLLSRALLHEIDHLNGVLFIDHLSTIKRKLLGKKLRKISTER
- a CDS encoding DUF116 domain-containing protein, translated to MQKINNKPPIANGENKGKGIFLLLSILSLLLVVFLMFGLWYLIAPRLGSFHPYFSLAVKIFLGLCLITISGGLFLIVLSALTERDFLFPHGEKQITLTVLFPINLILGRFFGLPKDQIRQSFVAVNNSLFKATRKRISPERILILLSHCLQDYDCPQKVTADYRNCRMCGKCQICQIIELGDNYSTPLSIATGGTLARKVVVERKPTVIVAVACERDLTAGIQDVYPIPVYGILNQRPFGPCINTKVDLKEIEKAIGLILNGRQ
- a CDS encoding Rne/Rng family ribonuclease — translated: MQKDIIINLSEYETRIAILEDSKLMELWVERPERERMVGDIYKGIVKAVLPGMQAAFLDLGLEKSAFLHVSDITDLYEADFLEEEELAQRKKKKHYHKIEELLKKDQEILVQIMKEPMGTKGTKVTSQLSLAGRYLVLVPGEENIAVSKKITEREERKRLKRVVSGLKPEGFGAIIRTVAEGKEQKDFKNDIRLLLRLWKKIRKEAEKRKAPSLVHKDMGMVASVIRDQLTPEVNQVVIDSRREFKKIRSYLRVIAPNLRNKVTLYNKDIPIIDFYNVENQIEKMLDRKVWIKKGAYIVIDQTEAMVTIDVNTGRFVGRSDQQSTILRTNMEAARETARQIRLRDIGGLIIVDFIDMYSAEDRRKVFEEFKNSFKNDRSKHSILPISDFGLIEMTRERIRPSLLYTFSQPCPTCDGIGRVLSKETLAAKIERWFRRAKVRSVEKSYKLLVSSEVYRILTEGKESRIKKLNKMLRLEITAEKDESLPIDEFKVFSIDEEAEVTERYKA
- a CDS encoding right-handed parallel beta-helix repeat-containing protein, with translation MKNCSWFLRTGGVLVLLFLLSGVAQAYITVSGNQSGTWMADSTYYVSANVTVPNGQTLIIPKGVKVKFNTNTQMLANGTLSVDGSLGFVYFTSKNDNTVGQTIAGSTGNPAAIDWYYLYFSGSGSSGSFLDSCTVRYGNYGINIANSDLTIRYCTVSNNYYGGIYCGSGNPGLTNNLITANLRYGIYLSSSSPVITNCQILGNGTSGNYEGIYGTTSSPNIQNCVIKNNTGGGIYVTGSANPATVSNDTVSNNGSSHGIYYTGSAQITISNNYVSGHTGTNIAGIVTSWAQVNNNYITGNRFPLAVTGYIYTTYSGNTITGNTYNKSMGVLGYISGSLFNASNLPSPLTANVIITTPTVQNGTSLTIQPGAVIKFLQGEYINVSGSLSAIGKTDSLIAFTSFKDDSLGGDNNGDGGGTLPASNDWAYIYLNGTGSSSSVMDSCLIKYANYGIQFNNSDAVLRNSNIRQSYTDGIYCGSSNPSLTNNLINANRRYGIYLSSSSPVITNCKIQNNGSSGTYEGINGSSSSPTIQNCVIKNNTGGGIYVTGASNPVTVSNDTVSNNGTGHGIYYTGSAQVTISNNYVSGQTGTNLVGIVTSFAQLNNNRITGNRFPLAVTGNINSTYSGNTITGNTYNTAMGVLGYISGTLLNRSNLPSPLTANVIITTPQVQNLTTLTIQPGAVIKFLQGEGLNVYGSLSALGKTDSLIAFTSFKDDSLGGDNNGDGGGTLPASNDWSYIYLSGSGSSGSVIDSCLFKYGQYGVNIYNCDPVIRNSTFRQSYYDGIYISSGNPGLTNNLINANRRYGIYMSSSSPVITNCKVQNNGSSGTYEGINGSSSSPTIQNCVIKNNTGGGIYVTGASNPATVSNDTVSNNGTGHGIYYTGTAPVTISNNYVSGQTGTNLAGIVSSWAQVNNNVITGNRFPLAVTGNINSTYSGNTITGNTYNTAMGVLGYISGTLLNRSNLPSPLTANVIITTPTVQNLTTLIIQPGAVMKFLPSQGLTVSGTLSAVGKTDSLIAFTSFKDDSLGGDNNGDGGGTLPASNDWDNVYLYGSGSSGSIMDSCLVKYGQYGLNIYNCDPVIRNSTFRNSYYDGIYVSSGNPALTKNTVITNRRYGIYLNGSSPVIYRCDVTGNGTAGNYHGIYCYNSSPQIRHCNILNNTDAGVYTQVSSNPVIDSCHIYGNTNYGVNNVDVALTLNAQYNWWGDSTGPNDPSAGPPDYNPGGLGNKVSDYITYRPWMRRPYICGDANGDEKVNVADVVYLVSYLFKHGPAPVPLAKGDANGDGKVTIADVVYLVSFLFKHGSSPIC
- the tgt gene encoding tRNA guanosine(34) transglycosylase Tgt, with the translated sequence MNSFGFKIIKKDEKSSARAGLLNTPHGQVNTPVFMPVGTQASIKTLCTKEMEDLGAELILGNTYHLYLRPGHKLIEKAGGLHKFISWQKPILTDSGGYQVFSLSPLAKVSQEGVSFKSYLDGSSHQFTPEKVIEIQHSLDADIIMPLDECVPYPSSYPFTRRATEYTMDWAKRSKFEHEKNEEKEKQTLFGIIQGGIYPNLRELCSEFMIDLDFPGFALGGLSVGEPNEMRWELVESTLGYLPKEKPRYLMGVGTPEDIVEAVLRGVDMFDCVLPTRNARNGTVFTRKGKMIIKAARYAEDFAPIDERCGCLTCQNYSRAYIRHLFQSGEIAGLRLATIHSLYFYLSLMKEIKEAILQETFSEWRETFIEEYNSSEIKEEE
- the yajC gene encoding preprotein translocase subunit YajC; its protein translation is MFESAYAMGTQGGQSGSAGLLTFLPWLLIIVVFYLLLIRPQQKRQKEQRTMLENLRKGDKVVTNSGMFGTIVGFNEKENVVVLKVADEVKIEFLKSSIAGRVEKAE